A genomic window from Quercus lobata isolate SW786 chromosome 10, ValleyOak3.0 Primary Assembly, whole genome shotgun sequence includes:
- the LOC115965508 gene encoding germin-like protein subfamily 1 member 14 encodes MRKAYLLTVALFALAFSLASASDPAPLQDFCVALKDYSDKSAVFVNGKFCKDPKLVTADDFYFSGLNIPGNTYNKVGSNVTNVNVDTFPGLNTLGISLARIDFAPYGQNPPHTHPRGTEILVVLEGTLFVGFVTSNTDNRLFTKTLNKGDVFVFPVGLIHFQVNVGKTNAIAISGLSSQNAGAITIANAIFGSNPPINPDVLTKAFQLDKKVVKYLQKEF; translated from the exons ATGAGGAAAGCTTACCTTCTAACTGTTGCCCTCTTCGCCTTGGCATTCTCTCTTGCCTCTGCCTCTGACCCCGCTCCCCTGCAGGACTTCTGTGTTGCACTTAAGGACTACTCCGACAAGTCAGCTG TATTTGTTAATGGAAAGTTCTGCAAGGATCCAAAGCTTGTCACAGCTGATGATTTCTACTTTAGTGGATTGAACATTCCTGGGAACACATATAATAAAGTTGGGTCCAACGTCACTAATGTGAACGTGGACACATTTCCAGGCCTCAATACTCTTGGCATATCCCTTGCTCGAATCGACTTTGCACCATATGGACAAAATCCTCCCCACACTCACCCTCGCGGCACTGAAATCCTGGTAGTCTTGGAGGGTACTCTCTTCGTTGGTTTTGTAACATCCAACACTGATAATCGCCTCTTCACCAAAACCCTAAACAAAGGGGATGTCTTTGTCTTTCCCGTTGGTCTCATTCACTTTCAAGTCAATGTGGGAAAGACCAATGCAATTGCCATTTCTGGTTTAAGCAGCCAAAATGCAGGCGCAATCACAATAGCAAATGCTATTTTTGGATCCAATCCTCCCATTAATCCTGACGTTTTGACCAAAGCCTTCCAACTCGACAAGAAAGTGGTTAAATATCTTCAGAAAGAAttctaa